From Streptomyces sp. GSL17-111, one genomic window encodes:
- a CDS encoding S1C family serine protease, with translation MDEARATRTTPQWWSRPRPTPPPRAAAPEPRREPAADGAGTRPVPRHGEDPYATPPYGDPGPWSPAPLVQHPGSTPAGGTPVPSGAAPDAPAPVPAPTAPEAARLTRPTPAGSAPAPVLSAWRGYDPWARPPAQATPPVAGAGPGRPRRARLLAVLLACVLVAGLAGGYLGALLERNGEFGTVTLPQAAPLGPDRPADSVAGIAAATLPGVVTLHVSGGGAQGTGTGFVLDDRGHILTNHHVVSPAGADGRIQVTFSSGQTAQGRLVGGDGGYDLAVVKVDGVRNLKPLPLGDSDAVQVGDPVVAIGAPFDLAGTVTSGIISAKERPITAGGDDASDVSYVDALQTDAPINPGNSGGPLVDVEGRVIGVNSAIRSAEGQLGETRGGSIGLGFAIPVNQAKRVAEELINTGRATHPVIGVRVDMSFTGDGARVGVADGGRPAVVEGGPADRAGIEEGDVITAVDGDVVRTGEELIVKIRSHRPGDRLELTVLRDGREESVTVTLDTAGGE, from the coding sequence ATGGACGAGGCGAGGGCCACCCGTACGACGCCGCAGTGGTGGAGCCGCCCCCGTCCGACCCCGCCGCCCCGGGCCGCCGCGCCGGAGCCGCGGCGGGAGCCCGCCGCCGACGGTGCCGGTACCCGGCCCGTGCCCCGGCACGGCGAGGACCCGTACGCCACGCCGCCCTACGGTGACCCCGGCCCCTGGTCCCCGGCGCCCCTGGTCCAGCACCCCGGGTCCACCCCGGCGGGCGGTACCCCCGTGCCGTCCGGAGCGGCTCCCGACGCCCCCGCGCCCGTTCCGGCCCCCACCGCTCCCGAGGCGGCCCGGCTGACCCGGCCGACGCCCGCCGGGTCCGCGCCCGCGCCCGTCCTCTCGGCATGGCGGGGCTACGACCCCTGGGCCCGCCCGCCCGCGCAGGCGACGCCACCGGTGGCCGGCGCCGGGCCGGGCCGGCCGCGCCGCGCCCGGCTGCTCGCCGTCCTCCTCGCGTGTGTGCTGGTCGCCGGACTGGCGGGCGGATATCTGGGCGCGCTGCTGGAGCGCAACGGCGAGTTCGGCACGGTGACGCTGCCGCAGGCCGCGCCCCTCGGCCCGGACCGGCCGGCGGACAGCGTGGCCGGGATCGCGGCCGCGACCCTCCCCGGTGTCGTCACGCTGCACGTCAGCGGCGGCGGGGCCCAGGGCACCGGGACCGGGTTCGTCCTGGACGATCGCGGTCACATCCTCACCAACCACCACGTCGTCAGCCCGGCCGGTGCCGACGGCCGGATACAGGTGACGTTCAGCAGCGGTCAGACGGCCCAGGGCCGGCTCGTCGGCGGGGACGGCGGCTACGACCTGGCGGTGGTGAAGGTCGACGGCGTGCGCAACCTCAAGCCGCTGCCACTGGGCGACTCGGACGCCGTCCAGGTGGGTGACCCGGTCGTGGCGATCGGCGCGCCCTTCGACCTGGCCGGGACGGTCACCTCGGGCATCATCAGCGCCAAGGAGCGCCCCATCACGGCCGGCGGCGACGACGCGAGCGACGTCAGCTACGTCGACGCCCTGCAGACCGACGCCCCCATCAACCCCGGCAACTCCGGCGGGCCGCTCGTGGACGTCGAGGGGCGGGTGATCGGGGTCAACAGCGCGATCCGGTCGGCGGAGGGGCAGTTGGGGGAGACCCGGGGCGGGTCCATCGGGCTCGGGTTCGCCATACCCGTCAACCAGGCCAAGCGCGTCGCCGAGGAGCTCATCAACACCGGCCGGGCCACCCACCCGGTGATCGGAGTGCGGGTGGACATGTCCTTCACCGGGGACGGCGCGCGCGTCGGCGTGGCCGACGGCGGTCGCCCGGCGGTGGTCGAGGGCGGTCCGGCCGACCGCGCGGGCATCGAGGAGGGCGACGTCATCACGGCCGTGGACGGCGACGTGGTCCGCACCGGCGAGGAGCTGATCGTCAAGATCCGCAGCCACCGCCCGGGGGACCGGCTGGAGCTGACCGTCCTGCGCGACGGTCGGGAGGAGAGCGTCACCGTGACCTTGGACACGGCGGGTGGCGAATGA
- a CDS encoding zf-HC2 domain-containing protein, which yields MNGTPGPTRAEQHLGDRLAALVDGELSHDARERVLAHLATCQGCKAEADAQRRVKSVFADTAPPPPSEGLLVRLQGLPVSAQDPHDPQDAAPGGRAGRPRVSPLAFSYFPGGDGPVSLLHPERGFPVHRPPEPERGSAPRGRRRFAFVAAGAFSVAAFALGGALGPGATGGGSPTSSTGPGTAPLRPTAGVERPAERRNETAGQAVVPVRQGPKGPVAAGGPTASAVSTTARPPHRTTPQLPPAAAPGIPHAPLPPPSLRAPHLHHPSPAPGTAPLAISRR from the coding sequence ATGAACGGGACGCCCGGGCCCACCCGGGCCGAGCAGCACCTCGGTGACCGGCTCGCCGCCCTCGTCGACGGCGAGCTGAGCCATGACGCACGCGAACGGGTCCTCGCCCATCTGGCCACCTGCCAGGGCTGCAAGGCCGAGGCCGACGCCCAGCGCCGGGTGAAGAGCGTCTTCGCCGACACCGCGCCGCCACCACCGTCCGAGGGGCTGCTGGTCCGTCTCCAGGGCCTGCCCGTCAGCGCGCAGGACCCGCACGACCCCCAGGACGCCGCCCCCGGCGGCCGCGCCGGGCGACCGCGCGTCAGCCCGCTGGCCTTCTCCTACTTCCCCGGCGGTGACGGCCCCGTCAGCCTGCTCCATCCCGAGCGCGGCTTCCCCGTGCACCGGCCGCCGGAGCCCGAGCGGGGCTCGGCCCCGCGTGGCCGCCGCCGGTTCGCGTTCGTCGCGGCGGGTGCGTTCTCCGTGGCCGCCTTCGCACTCGGCGGCGCCCTCGGCCCCGGGGCGACGGGCGGCGGCTCCCCGACCTCCTCGACCGGCCCCGGCACCGCGCCGCTGCGGCCGACGGCCGGTGTCGAGCGTCCGGCGGAGCGGCGCAACGAGACGGCGGGCCAGGCCGTCGTGCCGGTGCGTCAGGGGCCCAAGGGCCCGGTGGCCGCCGGCGGGCCCACGGCCTCGGCCGTCAGCACCACCGCTCGGCCGCCGCACCGCACCACCCCGCAGCTTCCGCCCGCGGCCGCTCCCGGAATCCCCCATGCCCCGCTGCCCCCGCCCTCCCTGCGGGCGCCGCACCTGCACCACCCCTCCCCGGCACCGGGCACGGCCCCCCTGGCGATCTCGCGGCGCTGA